From a region of the Kaistia sp. 32K genome:
- a CDS encoding NADP-dependent malic enzyme has translation MTEKSPVGADLDESALFYHRFPQPGKLEIRATKPLGNQRDLALAYSPGVAAPCLAIEADPAKAFDYTARGNLVAVISNGTAVLGLGAIGALASKPVMEGKAVLFKKFAGIDVFDIEVEERDIDRFVDVVAALEPTFGGINLEDIKAPECFEIERKLRARMQIPVFHDDQHGTAIIVGAAVINGLKLKAKPIAEAKIVCSGAGAAALACLNQMVALGAKRENIWVADIEGVVYEGREALMDQWKSVFAQKTDKRTLAEIIDGADVFLGLSAAGVLKPDMVARMAERPLILALANPKPEIMPDEARAVRPDVTICTGRSDFPNQVNNVLCFPHIFRGALDVGATTINEEMKQAAVNAIAALAQEEPSDVVAQAYGGVQLSFGPDYLIPSPFDQRLILRIAPAVAKAAMETGVATRPITDFDAYMDRLTRFVFKSGLLMKPMVAAAKTDVKRVIYADGEDERVLRAAQVALEDGLAQPILIGRPSVIETRVKRFGLRFKPGTDCEIINPEDDKRYRDYVELYLEKMGRRGITPEAARTIVRTNTTVIGALALIRNDADALLCGLEGQFRTNFRVIRDVIGLRAESHSYSAMSLLISSGATTFLTDTYVNENPTAEEIAEVTRLAADHIRRFGITPKAALLSHSNFGSRDNVSSAKMRRATEILWETAPDLEVDGEMHGDSALSETLRARVMPKSKLTGEANLLVFPNLDAANITMNVVKVMTDALHVGPILLGAAKPAHILTPSVTSRGIVNMTALAAVEAQSA, from the coding sequence ATGACTGAAAAAAGCCCGGTGGGCGCCGATCTCGACGAGAGCGCGCTCTTCTATCACCGCTTCCCGCAGCCGGGTAAGCTTGAGATCCGGGCGACAAAGCCGCTTGGCAATCAGCGCGATCTGGCGCTCGCCTATTCGCCCGGCGTCGCCGCGCCCTGCCTCGCCATCGAGGCGGATCCCGCCAAGGCCTTCGACTACACCGCGCGCGGCAATCTGGTCGCCGTGATCTCGAACGGCACCGCCGTGCTCGGCCTCGGCGCGATCGGTGCCCTCGCCTCGAAGCCGGTGATGGAAGGCAAGGCCGTCCTCTTCAAGAAATTCGCCGGCATCGACGTCTTCGACATCGAGGTCGAAGAGCGTGACATCGACCGGTTCGTCGACGTCGTCGCCGCGCTGGAGCCGACCTTCGGCGGCATCAACCTCGAAGACATCAAGGCGCCGGAATGCTTCGAGATCGAGCGCAAGCTGCGCGCCCGCATGCAGATCCCGGTCTTCCATGACGACCAGCATGGCACGGCGATCATCGTCGGCGCCGCCGTCATCAACGGCCTGAAGCTGAAGGCGAAGCCGATCGCGGAAGCAAAGATCGTCTGCTCGGGCGCCGGAGCCGCCGCGCTCGCCTGCCTCAACCAGATGGTCGCTCTCGGCGCCAAGCGCGAGAACATCTGGGTCGCCGATATCGAGGGCGTCGTCTATGAGGGCCGCGAGGCGCTGATGGACCAGTGGAAGTCCGTCTTCGCCCAGAAGACCGACAAGCGCACGCTCGCCGAGATCATCGACGGCGCCGACGTCTTCCTCGGCCTGTCGGCCGCCGGCGTGCTGAAGCCGGACATGGTCGCCCGCATGGCCGAGCGGCCGCTGATCCTGGCGCTGGCGAACCCGAAGCCGGAGATCATGCCGGACGAGGCGCGCGCCGTGCGCCCGGACGTCACCATCTGCACCGGCCGATCGGATTTCCCCAATCAGGTCAACAACGTCCTCTGCTTTCCTCATATCTTCCGCGGCGCCCTCGATGTCGGAGCCACGACGATCAATGAGGAAATGAAGCAGGCGGCGGTGAACGCGATCGCCGCGCTCGCGCAGGAAGAGCCGTCCGACGTCGTCGCGCAGGCCTATGGCGGCGTGCAGCTCTCGTTCGGACCGGACTACCTGATCCCCTCGCCCTTCGATCAGCGCCTGATCCTCCGGATCGCGCCGGCGGTGGCAAAGGCAGCCATGGAGACCGGCGTCGCCACCCGGCCGATCACCGATTTCGACGCCTATATGGACCGGCTGACCCGCTTCGTCTTCAAGTCCGGCCTGCTGATGAAGCCGATGGTCGCGGCGGCGAAGACCGACGTGAAGCGCGTCATCTACGCCGACGGCGAAGACGAGCGCGTGCTGCGCGCCGCCCAGGTGGCGCTCGAGGACGGGCTGGCGCAGCCGATCCTGATCGGCCGCCCCTCGGTGATCGAGACCCGCGTCAAGCGCTTCGGCCTGCGCTTCAAGCCGGGCACGGATTGCGAGATCATCAATCCCGAGGACGACAAGCGCTATCGCGACTATGTCGAGCTTTATCTCGAGAAGATGGGCCGCCGCGGCATCACGCCGGAAGCGGCGCGCACCATCGTCCGCACCAACACGACGGTCATCGGCGCGCTGGCGCTGATCCGCAACGACGCCGACGCCCTGCTCTGCGGCCTGGAAGGCCAGTTCCGCACCAATTTCCGCGTCATCCGCGACGTCATAGGGCTGCGCGCCGAGAGCCATTCCTATTCGGCCATGAGCCTCCTGATCAGCTCCGGCGCGACGACGTTCCTGACCGACACCTATGTCAACGAGAACCCGACGGCCGAGGAAATCGCGGAAGTGACCCGGCTCGCCGCCGACCACATCCGCCGCTTCGGCATCACGCCGAAGGCGGCGCTGCTGTCGCATTCGAATTTCGGTTCGCGCGACAATGTCTCGAGCGCCAAGATGCGCCGGGCGACGGAAATCCTCTGGGAAACGGCCCCCGACCTCGAGGTCGACGGCGAGATGCATGGCGACTCGGCGCTGTCCGAGACGCTGCGCGCCCGCGTCATGCCGAAGTCCAAGCTGACGGGCGAAGCGAACCTGCTGGTGTTCCCGAACCTCGACGCCGCCAACATCACGATGAACGTCGTCAAGGTGATGACCGACGCGCTGCATGTCGGCCCGATCCTGCTCGGCGCCGCCAAGCCGGCGCACATCCTGACGCCGTCGGTGACCTCGCGCGGCATCGTCAACATGACGGCGCTGGCCGCCGTCGAGGCGCAGAGCGCCTGA
- the cysS gene encoding cysteine--tRNA ligase encodes MTLRLYNTLTKDKDELNPLFRDPATGKPHVRMYVCGPTVYDFAHIGNARPVIVFDVLFRLLRHVYGPDHVTYVRNITDVDDKINARAAVDYPDLPLNEAIRLVTEKTDAQFQADVAALGCLPPTEQPRATEHIDGMKAMIERLVERGVAYVAEGHVLFSPSAMDQLNGELPRYGALARRSLDEMLAGARVDVAPYKKEPMDFVLWKPSAENEPGWPSPAGIEGRGRPGWHIECSAMSMAKLLEPFGGGLSCDDPQKNTFDIHGGGIDLVFPHHENEIAQSCCAFDAPRMANIWMHNGFLQVEGEKMSKSLGNFVTIRELLETGDFGANIWHGRVLRFAMLTTHYRQPIDFTAERLVEARKQLADWIDLVAGLDESDEPPAELVAVLADDLNFSEAKALMAGWARQKGDREAATKLSRSMRFLGLWAGEASDEIYGYGVEIQDGPGEAEIALYIAARLEARRAKNFAEADRIRAELDGLGIALKDAKDPATGEIVTTWEVKR; translated from the coding sequence ATGACGCTGCGCCTCTACAATACGCTGACGAAGGACAAGGACGAGCTGAACCCGCTCTTCCGTGACCCCGCGACCGGCAAGCCGCATGTTCGCATGTATGTCTGCGGGCCGACCGTCTATGACTTCGCCCATATCGGCAATGCGCGCCCGGTCATCGTCTTCGACGTGCTGTTCCGGTTGCTGCGCCATGTCTATGGGCCGGACCACGTCACCTATGTCCGCAACATCACGGACGTCGACGACAAGATCAACGCGCGCGCCGCGGTCGATTATCCCGACCTGCCGCTGAACGAAGCGATCCGCCTCGTCACGGAGAAGACCGACGCGCAGTTCCAGGCGGATGTGGCGGCGCTCGGCTGCCTGCCGCCGACCGAGCAGCCGCGCGCCACCGAGCATATCGACGGCATGAAGGCGATGATCGAGCGCCTGGTCGAGCGCGGCGTCGCCTATGTCGCGGAGGGGCACGTGCTGTTCTCGCCCTCGGCCATGGACCAGCTGAACGGCGAGCTGCCGCGCTATGGCGCGCTGGCGCGGCGCTCGCTCGACGAGATGCTGGCCGGCGCCCGCGTCGACGTCGCCCCTTACAAGAAAGAGCCGATGGATTTCGTGCTCTGGAAGCCGTCTGCCGAGAACGAGCCCGGCTGGCCGTCGCCGGCCGGTATCGAGGGTCGCGGCCGTCCGGGCTGGCACATCGAATGCTCGGCCATGTCGATGGCGAAGCTGCTGGAGCCGTTCGGCGGCGGGCTTTCCTGCGACGATCCGCAGAAGAACACCTTTGATATCCATGGCGGCGGCATCGACCTCGTCTTCCCGCACCACGAGAACGAGATCGCGCAGTCCTGCTGCGCCTTCGACGCGCCGCGCATGGCCAATATCTGGATGCACAACGGCTTCCTGCAGGTCGAAGGCGAGAAGATGTCGAAGAGCCTCGGCAACTTCGTCACCATCCGCGAGCTGCTGGAGACGGGCGATTTCGGCGCGAACATCTGGCATGGCCGCGTGCTGCGCTTCGCCATGCTGACGACGCACTACCGCCAGCCGATCGACTTCACCGCCGAGCGGCTGGTCGAGGCGCGCAAGCAGCTCGCCGACTGGATCGACCTCGTCGCGGGACTGGACGAGAGCGACGAGCCGCCGGCCGAACTGGTCGCGGTGCTCGCCGACGATCTCAACTTCTCCGAGGCCAAGGCGCTGATGGCCGGCTGGGCGCGGCAGAAGGGTGATCGGGAGGCTGCAACCAAGCTGTCGCGCTCGATGCGCTTCCTCGGCCTCTGGGCCGGCGAGGCGTCGGACGAGATCTATGGCTATGGCGTCGAGATCCAAGATGGTCCCGGCGAGGCCGAGATTGCCCTATACATCGCAGCCCGCCTCGAAGCCCGCCGCGCCAAGAATTTCGCTGAGGCCGACCGCATCCGCGCCGAACTCGACGGCCTCGGCATCGCATTGAAGGACGCCAAGGACCCGGCGACCGGCGAGATCGTCACGACCTGGGAAGTGAAGCGATGA
- the cimA gene encoding citramalate synthase — MTKERLYLFDTTLRDGAQTNGVDFSVEDKVLIADMLDQLGVDYVEGGYPGANPTDTRFFTEKRTSRAKFTAFGMTKRAGVSLSNDPGINTLLAAASDAICFVAKSWDYQVKVALSATEEENLEGIRQSVEAAVAAGKEALVDCEHFFDGYKANPTYALACARTAYEAGARWVVLCETNGGTLPEEVEAIVREVAKVIPGDHLGVHAHNDTEQAVANSLAAIRGGARQIQGTLNGIGERCGNANLTSIIPTLMLKPAYADRFEIGVSQEALKGLTALSHRFDEIVNRAPNRQAPYVGASAFATKAGIHASAIVKDPSTYEHVKPEAVGNHRRVLVSDQAGRSNLLAELSRLGITVDKGDRRLDALLSEVKEREAVGYSYEGADASFELLARRTLGHVPEFFAVESFHVTVERRFNAVGKQISVSEAVVKLIVGGERLLTVEEGNGPVNALDRALRKDLGVYQEAISDLELIDYKVRILNGGTEAVTRVLIETRDATGDSWLTIGVSENVVDASFEALLDSIIYKLVKSGAKPAHG, encoded by the coding sequence ATGACAAAAGAGCGCCTCTATCTTTTTGACACGACGCTGCGCGACGGCGCGCAGACGAACGGCGTCGACTTCTCGGTCGAGGACAAGGTCCTGATCGCCGATATGCTCGATCAACTCGGCGTCGACTATGTCGAGGGCGGCTATCCCGGCGCCAATCCGACCGATACGCGCTTCTTCACCGAGAAGCGGACCAGCCGGGCGAAGTTCACCGCCTTCGGCATGACGAAGCGGGCAGGGGTCAGCCTCTCCAACGATCCCGGCATCAACACGCTGCTCGCCGCGGCCTCGGACGCGATCTGCTTCGTCGCCAAGAGCTGGGACTACCAGGTCAAGGTCGCGCTCAGCGCCACCGAGGAAGAGAACCTCGAGGGCATCCGCCAGTCGGTCGAGGCGGCCGTAGCGGCCGGCAAGGAGGCGCTCGTCGATTGCGAGCACTTCTTCGACGGCTACAAGGCGAACCCGACCTATGCGCTCGCCTGCGCCCGCACGGCGTATGAGGCCGGCGCACGCTGGGTCGTGCTCTGCGAAACCAATGGCGGCACGCTGCCGGAGGAAGTCGAGGCGATCGTCCGCGAGGTTGCCAAGGTGATCCCCGGCGATCATCTCGGCGTCCATGCCCATAACGACACCGAGCAGGCGGTCGCCAATTCGCTGGCGGCGATCCGGGGCGGCGCGCGCCAGATCCAGGGTACGCTGAACGGCATCGGCGAGCGCTGCGGCAACGCCAACCTGACCTCGATCATCCCGACCCTGATGCTGAAGCCGGCCTATGCCGACCGGTTCGAGATCGGCGTCTCGCAGGAGGCCCTGAAGGGGCTGACCGCGCTTTCGCACCGCTTCGACGAGATCGTCAACCGCGCTCCGAACCGGCAGGCGCCCTATGTCGGCGCCTCGGCTTTCGCGACCAAGGCCGGCATCCACGCCTCGGCCATCGTCAAGGATCCGAGCACCTACGAGCATGTGAAGCCGGAAGCGGTCGGCAATCATCGCCGCGTGCTGGTCTCCGACCAGGCCGGGCGCTCGAACCTGCTCGCGGAGCTGTCGCGCCTCGGCATCACGGTCGACAAGGGCGACCGCCGGCTCGATGCGCTGCTCTCCGAGGTCAAGGAGCGCGAGGCGGTCGGCTATTCCTATGAAGGCGCCGACGCCTCGTTCGAGCTTCTGGCGCGCCGCACCCTCGGCCATGTGCCGGAATTCTTCGCCGTCGAGAGCTTCCACGTCACCGTCGAGCGCCGCTTCAACGCGGTCGGCAAGCAGATCTCGGTCTCCGAGGCCGTGGTGAAGCTGATCGTCGGCGGTGAGCGGCTGCTGACGGTCGAGGAGGGCAACGGCCCGGTCAACGCGCTCGACCGGGCGCTCCGCAAGGATCTCGGCGTCTATCAGGAAGCGATCTCCGATCTCGAGCTGATCGACTACAAGGTCCGTATCCTGAACGGCGGCACGGAAGCCGTGACCCGCGTCCTGATCGAGACGCGCGACGCCACCGGCGACAGCTGGCTGACCATCGGCGTCTCGGAAAACGTCGTCGATGCCTCGTTCGAGGCGCTGCTCGATTCGATCATCTACAAGCTGGTGAAATCCGGGGCGAAGCCGGCGCACGGCTGA
- a CDS encoding TetR/AcrR family transcriptional regulator, which yields MTTKPQRTERRADALSKERIVEAAIEILDADGESALTFRALTTRLSTGSGAIYWHVADKNELLAATTNDVIDRVMARVVSDGEPREAIRAIALGVFDAIDAHPWVGAQLFREPWQSAMLRIFEGIGGGLQALGVPEREQFDAASALLNYVLGVAGQNAANARLARDTDRTDREAFLGDVAARWSELDPAEYPFLRQVATQLREHDDREQFLAGVDLILAGIAAAR from the coding sequence ATGACGACCAAGCCCCAACGGACAGAACGACGCGCCGACGCGCTCTCGAAGGAACGGATTGTCGAAGCGGCGATCGAGATCCTCGATGCCGACGGCGAGAGCGCCCTGACCTTCCGCGCGCTCACAACCCGCCTTTCCACCGGAAGCGGGGCGATCTACTGGCACGTCGCCGACAAGAACGAGTTGCTCGCCGCGACCACCAATGACGTCATCGACCGGGTCATGGCCCGGGTGGTCAGCGATGGGGAGCCTCGCGAGGCGATCCGCGCCATTGCCCTCGGGGTGTTCGACGCGATCGACGCCCACCCCTGGGTGGGCGCGCAGCTTTTCCGCGAACCGTGGCAGTCGGCCATGCTGCGGATCTTCGAAGGGATCGGCGGCGGGCTCCAGGCGCTCGGCGTCCCCGAGCGAGAGCAGTTCGACGCCGCGTCCGCCCTGCTGAACTATGTGCTCGGCGTCGCCGGGCAGAACGCCGCGAACGCCCGCCTCGCGCGTGATACCGATCGAACGGACCGCGAGGCGTTCCTCGGAGACGTCGCCGCCCGGTGGAGCGAACTCGACCCGGCCGAATATCCGTTCCTGCGCCAGGTGGCGACGCAATTGCGCGAACATGACGACCGCGAGCAGTTCCTCGCCGGTGTCGACCTCATCCTGGCCGGCATCGCAGCCGCCCGCTAG